The Sorangiineae bacterium MSr11367 genome window below encodes:
- a CDS encoding helix-turn-helix transcriptional regulator — protein MSRHSSQLCPRFQIAINLVGKRWNGLVLQVLLMGPARFGELLERIEVVGDRILSERLKELEAEGVVERRVVPTHPVRVEYELTDKGRALAPVVEALSKWAEQWVEVPAGVPADAESCVKDDPAAEPKARARGKKAVA, from the coding sequence ATGAGCCGTCACAGCAGCCAGCTTTGCCCGCGTTTTCAGATTGCCATCAACCTGGTGGGCAAGCGCTGGAACGGGCTCGTCCTCCAAGTTCTTCTGATGGGTCCGGCTCGTTTCGGTGAATTGCTCGAGCGCATCGAGGTGGTGGGCGACCGCATCCTCTCCGAGCGACTCAAGGAGCTCGAGGCGGAGGGCGTGGTCGAGCGGCGCGTGGTCCCCACCCACCCCGTGCGCGTCGAGTACGAGCTGACGGACAAAGGTCGTGCGCTCGCGCCCGTGGTCGAAGCCCTATCGAAGTGGGCCGAGCAGTGGGTCGAAGTGCCCGCCGGGGTGCCGGCCGATGCAGAGTCTTGCGTGAAGGACGACCCCGCCGCGGAGCCCAAGGCCCGTGCGCGGGGGAAGAAGGCGGTCGCTTAG
- a CDS encoding S9 family peptidase, with the protein MPSNFPYEFAVTRGYSLGSPKNLLPTEDGRTVLFLRARPREASQSLWEADLATGQIRELLRPDALKSGPEVLSLEERARRERQRISTTGFTAFRATRDGSKIVVSLSGRLYVFTRASGEVHELATGQGAVIDPQLSPDGTRVAYVRDHDVHVIALDGGKEIRVTTGGTAARTNGLAEFIAQEELERSRGYWWSPDGQEILYEEADLSPVQRLTITDPAHPEKPPTIFPYPRAGTPNAIVRLAIAPVPSSGKASRQAGTVRKVTWDTSRYPYLATANWSKNAPPTIYVLDRVQQNGQLLAIDPKSGTTRTLLTEHDAAWINVDSSVPRWLPDGSGFLWSTERRGTWELELHDPRGELRSTVMGAAGGYRHLLALDAEKRIAYVNASTDPTRAEVWAAPLDGGAPAPVARATDGTVTTFFGEGTKVYAFAEDNKKGERRFGARKIDGSSEVAIPSLAEPPPFKPQVEYATVGDEGFHVALIRPRNFDPSKRYPLIDAVYGGPHSNVVTSDALAYLRSQWMADVTDAIVVAVDVHGTMWRGRAWERKLRERLGEVPLEGHVAAIAALAKKYPEIDANRVGIYGWSFGGYLTSLAILRRPDVFKVGVAGAPTVDQADYDTCYTERYLGIPPSPAYENASLLTWAAKPPTEASPARPFLLVHGTADDNVYFSNSLKLADTMGKSGRPVEFVPLVGVTHMLYAPDVAGPAWTRMAHFLRDHL; encoded by the coding sequence GTGCCTTCGAATTTCCCCTACGAATTTGCGGTCACCCGAGGGTACAGCCTCGGATCGCCGAAAAATCTACTACCGACCGAAGACGGACGGACGGTTCTCTTCCTGCGGGCTCGGCCGCGGGAGGCGAGTCAGTCGCTCTGGGAGGCGGATCTCGCCACCGGGCAGATTCGCGAGCTGCTCCGCCCCGACGCGCTGAAGTCCGGACCGGAGGTGCTCTCGCTCGAGGAGCGCGCGCGGCGGGAGCGCCAGCGCATCAGCACGACCGGCTTCACGGCATTCCGCGCCACGCGCGACGGCAGCAAGATCGTCGTCTCCCTTTCGGGCCGGCTCTACGTCTTCACGCGGGCATCGGGTGAGGTGCACGAGCTGGCCACGGGCCAGGGCGCGGTCATCGATCCGCAGCTTTCGCCCGATGGAACGCGGGTAGCCTATGTGCGCGATCACGACGTTCACGTGATTGCGCTCGACGGCGGCAAAGAGATCCGCGTGACCACGGGTGGCACGGCGGCTCGGACGAATGGGCTCGCGGAGTTCATCGCGCAAGAGGAGCTCGAGCGCTCGCGCGGCTATTGGTGGTCGCCCGACGGGCAGGAAATCCTCTACGAGGAGGCGGACCTTTCGCCGGTGCAGCGGCTCACCATCACGGATCCGGCGCACCCGGAGAAGCCGCCCACGATCTTCCCCTACCCGCGTGCGGGTACGCCCAACGCCATCGTGCGGCTGGCCATTGCCCCGGTGCCCTCCAGCGGAAAGGCTTCGCGCCAAGCAGGTACGGTTCGCAAGGTGACCTGGGATACGTCACGGTATCCGTATTTGGCCACGGCCAATTGGTCCAAAAATGCACCGCCGACGATCTACGTGCTCGATCGCGTGCAGCAAAATGGGCAGCTCTTGGCCATCGATCCGAAGAGCGGCACCACGCGCACGTTGCTCACGGAGCACGATGCGGCGTGGATCAACGTCGACTCGTCGGTGCCGCGGTGGTTGCCCGACGGAAGCGGTTTTCTCTGGTCGACGGAGCGCCGGGGCACCTGGGAGCTCGAGCTGCACGATCCGCGCGGCGAGCTCCGGTCCACGGTCATGGGCGCGGCGGGCGGTTACCGCCACCTTCTCGCGCTGGATGCAGAAAAGCGCATCGCGTATGTGAACGCGTCGACCGATCCCACGCGCGCCGAGGTGTGGGCTGCGCCGCTCGACGGAGGCGCGCCGGCGCCCGTCGCCCGGGCGACCGACGGCACGGTGACCACGTTCTTCGGCGAGGGAACGAAGGTGTACGCCTTCGCCGAGGACAACAAGAAGGGTGAGCGCCGTTTCGGTGCGCGCAAGATCGACGGCTCGTCCGAGGTCGCCATTCCTTCTCTGGCGGAGCCGCCGCCGTTCAAGCCCCAGGTGGAATACGCCACGGTGGGCGACGAAGGGTTCCACGTGGCGCTGATCCGCCCGAGGAATTTCGACCCGTCGAAGCGCTATCCGCTCATCGACGCCGTGTACGGCGGGCCGCACTCCAACGTGGTCACCTCCGATGCGCTCGCGTACTTGCGGTCCCAATGGATGGCGGACGTCACCGATGCCATCGTGGTCGCCGTCGACGTGCACGGGACGATGTGGCGCGGGCGGGCCTGGGAGCGCAAGCTGCGCGAGCGCCTGGGCGAGGTGCCGCTCGAAGGCCACGTCGCCGCCATCGCGGCGCTCGCGAAGAAGTACCCCGAGATCGACGCGAACCGCGTGGGCATCTATGGGTGGTCCTTCGGTGGGTACCTCACCTCGCTCGCGATCTTGCGGCGTCCCGACGTCTTCAAGGTCGGCGTGGCCGGTGCGCCCACCGTCGATCAGGCGGATTACGACACGTGCTACACCGAGCGGTACCTGGGCATTCCGCCCTCGCCGGCCTACGAGAACGCGTCGCTCTTGACGTGGGCCGCGAAGCCGCCGACGGAAGCCTCACCGGCGCGGCCGTTCCTCTTGGTGCACGGCACCGCCGACGACAACGTGTACTTCTCCAACTCGTTGAAGCTGGCCGACACCATGGGCAAATCGGGCCGCCCCGTCGAATTCGTGCCGCTCGTCGGGGTGACGCACATGCTGTACGCCCCCGACGTGGCCGGCCCCGCATGGACGCGCATGGCGCACTTCCTGCGGGACCATTTGTAA
- the gloA gene encoding lactoylglutathione lyase: MRILHTMLRVGDLQASKRFYCEVLGMKVLREKEYPSGQFTLCFVGFGDEDANTVLELTYNWGTSKYDLGNAFGHIALATSNIYEAVEKIRAAGGKVTREPGPMKHGTTVIAFVEDPDGYKIELIERA, encoded by the coding sequence ATGCGCATCCTGCACACCATGCTTCGCGTCGGCGATCTGCAAGCCTCCAAGCGATTCTACTGCGAAGTGTTGGGCATGAAGGTACTCCGCGAAAAGGAGTACCCCAGCGGCCAATTCACCTTGTGCTTCGTCGGTTTCGGCGACGAGGATGCGAACACCGTTCTCGAGCTCACCTACAACTGGGGCACGTCGAAGTACGATCTGGGCAACGCCTTCGGCCACATCGCGCTCGCCACGTCGAACATCTACGAGGCCGTCGAGAAGATCCGCGCCGCCGGCGGCAAGGTCACGCGCGAGCCGGGCCCGATGAAGCATGGCACCACCGTCATCGCGTTCGTCGAAGACCCTGATGGCTACAAAATCGAGCTGATCGAGCGCGCCTAA
- a CDS encoding DoxX family protein — MSSLLGKLPWIARLLAGVIFTLFGLNGFLHFLPMPPSQGNAAQFLGGLAAAPYFYPLLFLTELAGGVLLLAGRFVPLALLLLAPVIVNIVGFHLSAAPAGLPLALLVLALELFLAWSYRDSFAPVIRARAIPISRERPRPPEVVEPIKEGIIA, encoded by the coding sequence ATGTCCTCATTGCTCGGAAAACTGCCCTGGATTGCGCGCCTTCTTGCGGGAGTCATCTTCACGCTCTTCGGTCTGAATGGCTTTCTGCACTTTCTGCCGATGCCCCCGTCTCAAGGCAACGCCGCTCAGTTCCTCGGCGGGCTCGCCGCCGCGCCCTACTTCTACCCTCTTCTCTTTCTAACGGAGCTCGCCGGTGGCGTCCTTCTCCTGGCCGGACGCTTCGTTCCGCTTGCGTTGCTGCTGTTGGCGCCCGTCATCGTCAACATCGTTGGCTTTCACCTTTCGGCCGCGCCCGCGGGATTGCCCCTCGCCCTCTTGGTGCTCGCGCTCGAGCTTTTCCTGGCTTGGTCGTATCGCGATAGTTTCGCACCGGTGATTCGCGCCCGCGCTATTCCGATTTCGCGTGAACGCCCACGCCCGCCCGAAGTGGTTGAGCCTATCAAGGAAGGCATCATCGCTTGA
- a CDS encoding SGNH/GDSL hydrolase family protein, translating into MRRIRTGSTWSPRSAAVFIALFVGGAFAACSSSSSDGDPTPDAATPRDTSTPKQDTGTDAQDSATDAKVQDAPSDGPRADAADGSITDAGKDTSTTDSGLPPAASLWAGPALPAFDMATVTHVRQVRATGQTKSNRLAVVAKFGDSITAQAGFFYDVGDGNTVFGSYTALQGTIDAIRAVTVGDGKNSFNRVSTGATGGWKSGDVLSPTNHVEGEVSALRPGYAIVMFGTNDGNATTFATNMNTIVDQLEAEGVVAIVSTIPDRTDYDGAEQVVRAMSEKVRTMAAQRHLPMIDLFAGLSTLPSSGLGPDEIHPSMGASGTTANFTADYITVYGYNVRNLTAIQMLDRLRALPQ; encoded by the coding sequence ATGAGACGAATCAGAACGGGAAGTACGTGGTCGCCACGCAGCGCGGCAGTGTTCATCGCGTTGTTCGTCGGCGGAGCCTTTGCGGCGTGCAGCTCATCGTCATCGGACGGCGACCCCACGCCGGATGCGGCGACCCCTCGAGATACCTCGACGCCAAAGCAAGACACGGGCACCGACGCCCAGGATTCCGCCACCGATGCGAAGGTGCAGGATGCACCCTCGGACGGGCCTCGCGCCGATGCGGCCGACGGCTCCATCACGGATGCGGGAAAGGATACCTCGACGACGGACTCCGGGCTGCCGCCCGCGGCCTCTTTGTGGGCCGGGCCGGCGCTGCCCGCGTTCGATATGGCCACGGTGACGCACGTGCGGCAAGTGCGCGCCACCGGCCAGACGAAGAGCAATCGCTTGGCGGTGGTGGCCAAGTTTGGTGACTCCATCACGGCGCAGGCGGGCTTCTTTTACGACGTGGGCGACGGGAACACCGTCTTCGGCAGTTACACGGCGCTTCAAGGCACCATCGATGCGATCCGCGCCGTCACGGTGGGCGATGGGAAAAACTCCTTCAACCGCGTGAGCACCGGCGCCACGGGCGGGTGGAAGTCTGGGGACGTCCTAAGTCCGACGAACCACGTGGAGGGCGAGGTCTCCGCGTTGCGACCTGGATACGCCATCGTCATGTTCGGTACGAACGATGGCAACGCGACGACCTTTGCGACGAACATGAACACCATCGTCGACCAGCTCGAGGCGGAAGGTGTCGTGGCCATCGTCAGCACCATCCCGGATCGGACGGATTACGACGGCGCCGAGCAAGTCGTCCGCGCGATGAGCGAGAAGGTCCGCACCATGGCGGCGCAGCGCCATCTGCCGATGATCGACCTGTTCGCCGGCCTCTCCACGTTGCCCTCCAGCGGCCTGGGGCCCGACGAGATCCACCCCTCGATGGGCGCGAGTGGGACGACGGCCAACTTCACGGCGGATTACATCACCGTCTACGGCTACAACGTGCGCAACCTCACGGCGATCCAAATGCTGGACCGGCTGCGCGCTCTGCCCCAGTAG
- a CDS encoding right-handed parallel beta-helix repeat-containing protein, with amino-acid sequence MKSHHVGRATFGVLSLGVSLLACSSDDSPSSQDPTCTAATQCTFIAAGSSELDIQDRIGGAKSGDTIKFGEGTFKFTNQIALPTNVKNFTVLGAGRDKTVLDFQGQMVAANDSLSAQYVEKIRFEGFTVKDGRGNGIKVLQGTNVIFRDIKTYWTSTDEKSHGAYGLYPVQSTNVLVEKSVTIGASDTGIYVGQSKNIIVRNNEAHGNVAGIEIENCYTADVHDNDVYDNSSGILIFDLPDLPQRNGHDIRVFNNKVHDNNHGNFSPSGLLQNVPAGTGFFVLANTNVEVFGNTFEKNGTTQTSILSYFILGETIKDAGYTKPYPINVYVHDNTYTDGGTSIDGSKELGLLLAITTFPNTKDPKKRVPEIIYDGITPPTTSDQVNPNQICWKNNKGTVESVNFHFDKFTKDAPNLGQILEMNPTAYDCELPPIPEVKLPE; translated from the coding sequence ATGAAATCGCATCACGTTGGCCGTGCGACGTTCGGCGTCTTATCCCTCGGCGTGTCGCTGCTTGCCTGCAGCAGTGACGATTCGCCGTCTTCTCAGGACCCCACCTGCACGGCGGCAACGCAGTGCACGTTCATCGCAGCAGGTAGCTCCGAGCTGGATATTCAAGATCGCATCGGTGGTGCCAAGTCGGGCGACACCATCAAGTTTGGCGAGGGCACGTTCAAGTTCACCAATCAAATTGCGTTGCCCACCAACGTGAAGAACTTCACCGTTCTCGGCGCCGGCCGCGATAAAACCGTGCTCGATTTTCAGGGGCAGATGGTGGCGGCCAACGACAGCCTCTCCGCCCAGTACGTCGAGAAGATTCGCTTCGAAGGATTCACGGTGAAGGACGGCCGCGGCAACGGCATCAAGGTGCTGCAGGGCACCAACGTGATCTTCCGCGACATCAAGACGTATTGGACGTCGACCGACGAAAAGTCGCACGGCGCCTACGGCCTGTACCCGGTGCAATCGACGAACGTGCTCGTCGAAAAGAGCGTGACCATCGGCGCGTCCGACACGGGCATCTACGTGGGCCAATCGAAAAACATCATCGTGCGCAACAACGAAGCGCACGGAAACGTGGCCGGTATCGAAATCGAGAACTGTTACACGGCCGACGTGCACGACAACGACGTGTACGACAACTCCAGCGGCATTCTCATTTTCGACTTGCCGGACCTCCCGCAAAGAAATGGCCACGACATTCGCGTGTTCAACAACAAGGTTCACGACAACAATCACGGGAACTTCTCTCCGTCGGGCCTTCTGCAGAACGTGCCCGCGGGCACCGGCTTCTTCGTCCTGGCCAACACCAACGTGGAAGTGTTCGGCAACACCTTCGAAAAGAATGGTACGACGCAGACGTCGATCCTCAGCTACTTCATTCTCGGTGAGACGATAAAGGATGCGGGGTACACCAAGCCGTACCCGATCAACGTGTACGTTCACGACAATACGTACACCGACGGCGGCACCAGCATCGATGGCAGCAAAGAGTTGGGGCTGCTTCTCGCGATTACGACCTTCCCCAACACGAAGGATCCGAAAAAGCGCGTGCCGGAGATCATCTACGACGGTATCACCCCGCCCACGACCTCGGACCAGGTGAATCCGAACCAGATCTGCTGGAAGAACAACAAGGGAACGGTGGAGTCGGTCAATTTTCACTTCGACAAGTTCACCAAGGACGCCCCGAACCTAGGCCAGATTCTCGAAATGAACCCGACGGCCTACGACTGTGAGCTTCCGCCCATTCCCGAAGTGAAGCTGCCCGAATGA
- a CDS encoding acyltransferase — protein sequence MKDGLTRGFIRELDGLRGIAISLVLLHRFWPEQGPLHRFAKVAELGWVGVDLFFVISGFLIAGILLDTRSDPHYFRNFYARRMLRIFPLYYVFVIGCLVVFPLMQRGPYLETSFIKTAGSPLWYLLYLGNVPETIGYEPPFVLGPIWSLAIEEQFYIVFPFVVATLDMAKLRKLLLGLILAAPVFRLVALLLAPGNERIQYLATPCRMDCISLGCLLALTVRTASFDRKTVARAFGAALLVCAVGFPLGLLTRTTPWGRVLGYSVVAVTFGLLVLFVLQRRNERVTALLRVSSLRYLGKICYGTYLLHRPADVFVDKLTDRLGITDPLEAPDGLESVSILLLKFGVAVVFASASWYAFEKPILRLKDRFQPENHPAEETKRPPASAGAASPKVLTEVVPDLREMGETARNSG from the coding sequence GTGAAAGACGGACTTACTCGGGGCTTCATTCGAGAGCTCGACGGCTTGCGTGGCATCGCGATCTCTCTGGTTCTCCTTCATCGCTTCTGGCCAGAACAAGGGCCACTGCATCGCTTCGCGAAGGTGGCGGAGCTCGGATGGGTCGGCGTCGATCTCTTCTTCGTGATCAGCGGCTTTCTCATCGCGGGCATCCTGCTCGATACGCGAAGCGATCCGCATTACTTCCGGAACTTCTACGCGCGGCGCATGTTGCGGATCTTCCCGCTGTATTACGTCTTCGTCATCGGCTGCCTGGTCGTGTTTCCGCTCATGCAGCGCGGCCCCTACCTCGAGACGTCCTTCATCAAGACGGCCGGCTCGCCGCTTTGGTACCTCCTCTATCTGGGCAACGTCCCCGAGACCATCGGCTACGAGCCGCCGTTCGTCCTCGGCCCCATCTGGTCGCTCGCCATCGAGGAGCAGTTCTACATCGTCTTTCCCTTCGTCGTGGCCACGCTCGACATGGCGAAGCTCCGCAAGCTCCTGCTCGGACTCATCCTCGCCGCGCCCGTTTTCCGCTTGGTGGCGCTGCTGCTCGCCCCGGGGAACGAGCGCATCCAATACCTCGCCACGCCGTGCCGGATGGACTGCATCTCCCTCGGCTGCCTTTTGGCGCTGACGGTGCGCACGGCGTCGTTCGACCGAAAAACGGTGGCCCGCGCATTCGGAGCCGCGCTTCTCGTTTGCGCCGTCGGGTTTCCTCTCGGCCTGCTCACCCGCACCACGCCGTGGGGACGCGTCCTCGGCTATTCCGTCGTCGCGGTGACCTTCGGCCTGCTCGTTCTCTTCGTCCTCCAACGCCGGAACGAGCGCGTGACCGCCCTGCTGCGGGTCTCGTCCCTGCGCTACCTCGGCAAGATTTGCTACGGCACGTACCTTTTGCACAGGCCGGCGGACGTCTTCGTCGACAAGCTCACCGATCGCCTCGGGATCACCGATCCGCTCGAAGCGCCGGACGGCCTCGAGTCGGTGAGCATCCTCCTCCTCAAGTTCGGGGTCGCCGTCGTGTTCGCGAGCGCCAGCTGGTACGCGTTCGAGAAGCCTATCTTGCGCCTCAAGGATCGCTTCCAGCCGGAGAACCATCCCGCCGAGGAGACAAAGCGACCGCCTGCGTCTGCCGGTGCGGCCTCCCCCAAAGTCCTGACGGAGGTCGTGCCCGACCTGCGTGAAATGGGGGAAACGGCGCGAAACTCGGGGTAA